DNA sequence from the Armatimonadota bacterium genome:
TCCGTCTCAATGGCGAACATCGGTCTATCTCGGGCGATTGTGCCCCTCCCCTGTATCCCCTCCCCAAACTCTGGCGAGTTTAGGGAGGGGAGCGAAAGGAATCGGACCGGACGGGCCAGGCGGAAGCCTGGCGTTCCAATGTGTCGCCGAACGGGAAAACCCTGGTTTGTAGCACAATTTTAGACACGAATCAGACCATAATCTTGCGATGGGGGGACTTCTGCTCACGGTTCTGTTGCTGGCGTTTTTGCCGGGTTGCCGGTCGCAAAGATCGGTGGACGACGTGCTGGCGAAGTACGGCGCCAAGTCCGACGCCAAGTTCAAGCCGTTAACGGGACTAGAAAACTACCCGCCGGAGCGACTCACGCTCATTGCGATGAAGGATGAGCGCAAGTTGGAAGTCTGGATGGAAACGCCTAAAGGCCCGAAGTTCTTGACCGAGTACCCGATTACGGCGGCTAGCGGCGGCCCCGGCCCCAAGCGTAAGGAAGGCGACAAGCAAGTGCCGGAGGGTCTTTACCGCCTGACCGACTTGAACCCCAACAGCCGATACCACCTGTCCGTTCGGATCGATTATCCCAACAGGGACGACATTGCGCGATCCACAATCCCCGTCAGCGAAATGGGCGGCGACATCTTCTTGCACGGTCGGGCGGTTTCGATCGGATGCATCGCCATTGGCGATTCCGCGATCGAAGAACTTTTCTGCCTCATAGCCCGGGCAAAGCAGCGCGAGATATGGATCGCTCCCTACGACTTTAGAAAGAAGCAGCCGCCAGCAAACGACGAACTTTATCAGCGACTGGCCAAGCGCATGACGGACTATCGCCGCTAATTCAGCCGAACCCAAGCCGCTGTGCTGGGCACGAACGAGCCGTCCGCCGCACGAACGATCAAATACATCATATACCACCCCGGCGGGGCGATATGGGGCGAATAGGGAGTGCGAATCACGACCTGATCGCCTTGACGGCTGAAGCCGCACCGCACCAAACGTTGACCAAACTCGCTAGAGTGCGAGCCGCCAGAAACCGACATGAGCGCGACCGAGACCAACTCGCCCAACTTTTCTGGCACGCGGATTTGGGCGATGATCTTTTTGTCGTAACCGACGCCGTCAAACTCCGCAGCGCCTTTCCAGGTAGGACGGTCTTCATCGGATCGGGGCGATCCGTCCGATTTGAACAAGTAGGGCGGGCTATAGATGGTCGGGTATTGGTTGACGACATAGGCCGGCCCGCCGATGGGCCCGGGCATGTGGCCGCCGCCCGTCCAGACGCGCCCATCGGGCAACAGAACGGCGCTTGAGTGCACGAATCGGGCGCCGTCGGGGATTCCGTGTCCCTCTTCGCCGGACAGATCGTTATCAACGCTCGGCATTGGAGCGAGCGCGCGCCATTGGCCGGTCCGCCAATCGCCGTTGGCATCGGGAGACAGCAAATAGGCATCGAGCGAGAGATCGCTTGCCTGCCAGTTGGGGATGCAGTCTCGGCGATCGAAGTCCTTCTTCACTCCGCCCAAGACCATTATCTGACCCGTGGGCAGAATAACGCTCATCAGCCCCTTGCGCCCAGGAGAGAGGGGCGGAGCGTTGTGCCATGTTGGCACGCCGGTCGATAAATCGTGGATCGTGGCAAACTTGACGCCTTGGTAGGGATCGCAACCGTTCGCGCCGCCGATTTGGATCACCCTGGACAGGACTTGGTCGGCGGGCGTTTGAGGGTTCAGGGCACCAGGTTCCATGCGCGGCAGCAGCACGGCATTGCCGAACAACCGCGCGATTTGGAAGGAGGGGTCGGGCAGGTTGGCATGCCGCTGCCAGCCCAGCTCGGGCCGGTCGGGATCAAGCAGGTAAACCGGAAAGTGCGGCCCGCCATAGGCGACCCGGCTCTGGATTTGACCGTTCTGGATGTATGAGACCACGTTCACCCTTGGATAAGCCGAGCCCAGATGCTGGCGCTGGTCCAAAAAGTGGTAGCGGGTCGGGTTGTTCGCATCGCACGGCAGCACGTTCAGCGGAAAAACCTGGAGCGAGTTGGTAGCCGGATCGAAGATCTCGTAGGTACGGGTGAACGGGTTGGGATCGGTGTCGCAGGTGAGGGGGCTGTAGTTGTCGTGCGTGCCGCCCACTATCAGCGCCTTGCCGTTCGGAAGCATCAAGGCTCCGGCGTATCGGCGCTGTTCGGCCATTTCGAACGGTCCCATTCGGCCTCTATCGGGAGCGACGTTCCATTCGGCAACATTCCACGTTTGCGCCCCTTTCAGGCCGTCTCGTCCGCCGCTGGGCGCCCTAAACGCGCCGCCGGGAAAGAGAAGGCGACCATCGGGCAGAGCGATTTGGGACGATCCATAGATATTGGAATTGAAGAGACGATCTTCGATCGGCGCGCCCGGATCGGGATCGGGAATGTAGCCCCAGAAGCCGTATGATCGGCGGCCGGTATGGAACGTCGGATGCCACAGAAGGTAGCTTCCGTAATTGAGGCTGTTGGAATCCCAGCCGTAGCCCCAGCACATGAGGACGCCGCGAGGTTGACGTTCGCCCGGCTGTACGTCCCATTCAAATGGGAGAAGCACGGCGTTGATGCCGTAGTAGCCTTTGATGTCGTGTCCGCCCGGATTGTAGAGGCTGCGTTCGTCCGGCTCTGGCCAGCTGTAAGGCGGTTGGCCGATTGCGAAGGCGCGCCAGCGCACGGGGCGAGCGCCTTCCAGGCCAGCGTAAAGGAAGTC
Encoded proteins:
- a CDS encoding L,D-transpeptidase family protein; this translates as MGGLLLTVLLLAFLPGCRSQRSVDDVLAKYGAKSDAKFKPLTGLENYPPERLTLIAMKDERKLEVWMETPKGPKFLTEYPITAASGGPGPKRKEGDKQVPEGLYRLTDLNPNSRYHLSVRIDYPNRDDIARSTIPVSEMGGDIFLHGRAVSIGCIAIGDSAIEELFCLIARAKQREIWIAPYDFRKKQPPANDELYQRLAKRMTDYRR
- a CDS encoding DUF1929 domain-containing protein; the encoded protein is MKRLTFLLLGLAASCALAQNEAQLGRWDFLYAGLEGARPVRWRAFAIGQPPYSWPEPDERSLYNPGGHDIKGYYGINAVLLPFEWDVQPGERQPRGVLMCWGYGWDSNSLNYGSYLLWHPTFHTGRRSYGFWGYIPDPDPGAPIEDRLFNSNIYGSSQIALPDGRLLFPGGAFRAPSGGRDGLKGAQTWNVAEWNVAPDRGRMGPFEMAEQRRYAGALMLPNGKALIVGGTHDNYSPLTCDTDPNPFTRTYEIFDPATNSLQVFPLNVLPCDANNPTRYHFLDQRQHLGSAYPRVNVVSYIQNGQIQSRVAYGGPHFPVYLLDPDRPELGWQRHANLPDPSFQIARLFGNAVLLPRMEPGALNPQTPADQVLSRVIQIGGANGCDPYQGVKFATIHDLSTGVPTWHNAPPLSPGRKGLMSVILPTGQIMVLGGVKKDFDRRDCIPNWQASDLSLDAYLLSPDANGDWRTGQWRALAPMPSVDNDLSGEEGHGIPDGARFVHSSAVLLPDGRVWTGGGHMPGPIGGPAYVVNQYPTIYSPPYLFKSDGSPRSDEDRPTWKGAAEFDGVGYDKKIIAQIRVPEKLGELVSVALMSVSGGSHSSEFGQRLVRCGFSRQGDQVVIRTPYSPHIAPPGWYMMYLIVRAADGSFVPSTAAWVRLN